From a single Eleginops maclovinus isolate JMC-PN-2008 ecotype Puerto Natales chromosome 18, JC_Emac_rtc_rv5, whole genome shotgun sequence genomic region:
- the LOC134879997 gene encoding LOW QUALITY PROTEIN: arf-GAP with Rho-GAP domain, ANK repeat and PH domain-containing protein 1-like (The sequence of the model RefSeq protein was modified relative to this genomic sequence to represent the inferred CDS: deleted 1 base in 1 codon) gives MLHSHTPVMSESCLTVWDWLSVLRLEQYSEAFRSAGLASLPQCRNLTPDTLDQMGITLPGHQRRILASLNKTHAKSDAQFDTNSYILPSERNQGSEETGPPKVLQRERPVPIPVEDKPKERLRDGETSMPIPKEREKPVARERQVHRMKEDSGEGGEKKPVPEQRQTAPGGEKEEEREGGGNGGKRRPVPKERTRFRSTATTDSDPSQVISQTADTSLPPVPPRSTPNCPPQCFTSPLSPSPPARTPASPKLDRHAVKTPTVQSRSVFHSSPTQTPTHAPLQPTEIPSAQTRPQTLAIQPPAHHLGSDGGRKASTASQIAPQSDDVIAPPLPPKVGTVPKGPPPIQHRLPAQSPRSHSPSHIKTVTDDIQKDQTPMVPPRIRTPQTLEDAHQSTQPVTQPALPARRVPQPPRESRFDSLNESSDEYEEPDFFKPSVNRMNAFERDMSLQVPGHVKGSRSSWFSDDEQLDDDDPSTWQDGGIGSQQGSIYLPNTGRLSSASKDDSSQLAAVIKMGWLDKNPPQGALYYQRRWVKLDVDYLRYFDNEKEVYSKGIISTAFITNVSSVGELKFEVVTNNRTFIFRAESEGERNEWVAVLQDCTRGRHLRSTMIPGSPFAPDFQGNLELRGLRSKLYTVVALDKVFLYKNIEDYRIGVGITSIEMNVGNIKETDRRGFDLTTPYRIFSFIAESEQLRVQWVDSMRDAIGEALSNSEVADRIWEEPSNSLCADCEAPKPEWAAINLCVVICKRCAGEHRGLGPSISKVRSLKMDRKVWTEELIQVFLLLGNERVNSFWAANVPPSEALSPSSCSEERRRFITNKYRQGKYRKYHPLYGNQKELNNALCINVQCSDVLETLSLIFCGADVNCPTGMPSAPSALSLATAHAQSLQAELISHNLNTELPQSEVGGGMEARHYLPAPSVSYNGFLYKTASMARAITERKAKEEFSRRWCMLNDGTFSYYESDKNSNPNGALKASEIVCLAVDPHDRHGYEHTFELYSESERLYLFGTDDPGSHKEWVKSIAKSLIPSSAEPLLRLAFERIGRLKCKDGLNLQTSKVGWFALVGSTLHAYLDDSEGEEIHLRKLNELSIQQDNEVLVLVERGRTLYIEGERKLDFAGWCTAIKAAAGSGGDTLSQQQLTETDIPVIVHSCIGYITQCGLTSEGIYRKSGVNSRVAALCERFHRDARSVRLREGEHQVDDVSTTLKRFFRDLEDGLFTLEEPKSWLIAAGIQDESQKISQYQLLLNRLPRVNKATLQALINHLFCVQRFSEWNQMNLHNLAIVFGPTLFQTDGKDYSAGRAIEDLIQHYTLIFEVNEQQLKKQLAEMTVIIEVREKLNTKFPSTEPGGHFICTVYLEEKKETAEQHVKIPGSMTAAELTCEILDRRNIRVKDKEYWNCWEVSDKEEMERPLHYQERVLPILHSFGTDSHLLIKKHLAMEPMMVYLASKVDVSKHGMMKFREERSILGLGLSSGSFHDRYFILNSSSLRMYKEVRSNRPERDWAVKTLKVYLGMKKKLRPATCWGLTVVCESKKQEKQEKQQWYLCCDTQTEMREWYATFLSIQYDGNVWPQDGLQQTRESRVLPDPRHGNVSLIPLRGSENEMRNSVAAFSQDPLALFRDVR, from the exons AtgctgcactcacacacaccagtcaTGTCTGAATCCTGTCTGACTGTGTGGGACTGGTTAAGTGTTCTTCGTCTGGAGCAGTATTCCGAGGCCTTTCGGAGCGCCGGGCTAGCATCGTTGCCACAATGCCGCAACCTCACACCCGACACACTGGATCAGATGGGCATCACCCTGCCAGGGCACCAGAGACGCATTCTGGCTAGCCTGAACAAAACACATGCTAAGAGTGACGCACAATTTGACACAAACTCTTACATCTTACCGTCTGAGAGAAACCAGGGATCGGAGGAAACTGGACCTCCCAAAGTGTTGCAGAGAGAAAGACCCGTGCCTATCCCAGTGGAAGATAAACCTAAGGAAAGGTTAAGAGATGGAGAGACATCGATGCCTATAcccaaggagagagagaaaccagTTGCCAGGGAGCGTCAGGTGCACAGGATGAAAGAGGACagtggagaaggaggagagaagaagccAGTTCctgaacaaagacaaacagcacctggaggagaaaaggaggaggagagggaagggggaggaaaTGGAGGGAAGAGGAGGCCTGTGCCTAAAGAAAGGACCAGGTTTCGCTCCACTGCTACAACAGACTCTGACCCCAGTCAAGTTATTTCTCAAACTGCTGACACTTCTTTACCCCCTGTCCCCCCACGAAGCACCCCCAACTGCCCTCCCCAGTGCTTCACCTCTCCCCTGAGCCCCTCACCTCCTGCTCGAACCCCTGCCTCCCCCAAACTGGACAGACATGCAGTTAAAACCCCAACTGTACAGAGTAGATCAGTGTTCCACAGTTCCCCTACGCAAACCCCCACACATGCACCTCTCCAGCCTACTGAAATCCCCTCTGCCCAAACTCGGCCTCAGACATTAGCCATTCAGCCGCCTGCCCATCATTTGGGTAGTGATGGAGGAAGAAAAGCGTCAACCGCCTCCCAAATTGCACCCCAAAGCGATGATGTAATTGCCCCACCTCTTCCTCCAAAAGTAGGGACGGTACCTAAAGGCCCTCCACCAATCCAACACCGGCTACCTGCACAGTCTCCCAGATCTCACAG CCCCTCTCACATCAAGACGGTCACTGATGACATCCAGAAAGACCAAACTCCTATGGTCCCTCCTCGCATCAGGACACCGCAAACTCTAGAAGACGCACATCAGTCGACCCAACCAGTCACTCAGCCAGCACTGCCTGCAAGGAGAGTCCCCCAACCTCCCCGTGAATCCA GGTTTGATTCACTCAATGAAAGCTCTGATGAATACGAGGAACCAGACTTCTTTAAGCCCAGTGTTAATCGAATGAACGCATTCGAAAGG GATATGTCCCTGCAAGTGCCCGGCCATGTAAAAGGAAGTCGCAGTTCTTGGTTCAGTGATGATGAGCAGTTGGATGATGATGA CCCTAGCACATGGCAGGACGGGGGCATTGGAAGTCAGCAAGGAAGCATCTACCTCCCTAACACCGGCAGACTGTCCTCGGCTTCTAAAGACGACAGCTCTCAGCTTGCTGCTGTCATCAAGATGGGCTGGTTGGACAAGAACCCACCTCAGGG GGCCCTTTATTATCAGAGAAGATGGGTAAAGCTGGATGTCGACTACCTGAGATACTTTGACAATGAGAAG GAGGTGTATTCCAAGGGGATCATCTCTACTGCCTTCATTACCAATGTGAGCAGCGTGGGGGAACTGAAGTTTGAGGTCGTCACAAACAACCGGACATTTATCTTCAGGGCTGAAAGTGAag GGGAGAGAAACGAATGGGTGGCTGTACTGCAGGACTGCACCAGGGGGCGCCATCTGCGCAGCACCATGATCCCGGGCTCACCTTTCGCCCCCGACTTTCAGGGCAACCTGGAGCTCAGAGGGTTACGCTCCAAACTTTATACTGTTGTTGCCTTAGATAAAGTCTTTCTCTACAAAAACATTGAG GACTATCGTATAGGAGTGGGCATCACATCCATTGAGATGAATGTTGGAAATATTAAAGAAACAGATCGTCGTGGCTTTGATCTTACAACG CCTTACCGCATATTCAG TTTCATTGCAGAGTCAGAGCAGCTGCGGGTGCAGTGGGTTGACTCCATGCGGGATGCCATAGGTGAGGCGCTGTCAAATAGCGAGGTGGCAGATCGGATCTGGGAGGAGCCTAGCAACAGTCTCTGTGCCGACTGTGAGGCTCCAAAGCCCGAATGGGCGGCCATCAACTTGTGTGTGGTGATCTGCAAACGATGCGCAG GAGAACACAGAGGACTGGGGCCTAGCATCTCAAAGGTGCGCAGTCTGAAGATGGACAGGAAAGTCTGGACAGAGGAGCTCAtacag GTGTTCCTTTTGCTGGGCAACGAGCGGGTAAACAGTTTCTGGGCAGCTAACGTCCCGCCAAGTGAAGCCTTGAGCCCCTCTAGCTGCAGCGAAGAGAGACGCCGCTTCATCACCAATAAGTACAGGCAGGGCAAATACAGGAAGTACCACCCTCTGTACGGAAACCAGAAAGAGCTCAACAAT GCTCTTTGTATAAATGTGCAGTGCAGCGATGTGCTGGAGACGTTGAGCCTGATCTTCTGCGGTGCAGATGTAAATTGTCCAACTGGTATGCCAAGTGCaccctctgctctctccctgGCCACTGCACACGCACAATCTCTACAGGCGGAGTTAATCAGCCACAACCTTAACACAG AACTTCCACAGTCAGAGGTGGGTGGAGGCATGGAGGCGAGACATTACTTGCCAGCACCTTCTGTGTCTTACAATGGCTTCCTTTACAAGACTGCATCTATGGCCCGGGCTATTACAGAGCGCAAGGCCAAAGAGg AGTTCAGTCGTCGCTGGTGCATGCTGAATGACGGCACCTTCAGCTACTATGAGAGTGACAAGAACTCAAACCCCAACGGAGCTCTGAAGGCTTCAGAGATCGTCTGTTTGGCTGTTGACCCGCATGATAGACatgg GTATGAACACACCTTTGAGCTGTACTCTGAGTCAGAGCGTCTCTATCTGTTTGGCACTGATGACCCAGGCAGCCACAAGGAATGGGTCAAGTCTATTGCCAAG AGCCTGATCCCGTCCTCTGCAGAGCCGCTGCTGAGGTTGGCTTTTGAGCGTATTGGACGGCTGAAGTGTAAAGACGGCTTGAACCTGCAAACATCCAAGGTGGGCTGGTTTGCGCTGGTGGGCTCCACTCTTCACGCCTATCTGGACGACAGCGAGGGAGAGGAGATCCACCTCCGCAAACTGAATGAGCTCt CAATTCAACAAGATAATGAAGTGCTCGTTCTGGTGGAGAGAGGCAG GACTCTGTacatagagggagagaggaagttGGATTTTGCCGGCTGGTGTACGGCCATTAAGGCAGCAGCGGGGAGTGGTGGAGACACACtgagccagcagcagctgacGGAGACAGACATACCTGTCATAGTGCACAGCTGCATTGGCTACATCACGCAGTGCG gCTTGACCTCTGAGGGGATATATCGTAAGAGCGGTGTGAACTCCCGTGTGGCGGCGCTGTGCGAGAGATTTCACCGTGACGCCCGCAGTGTTCGTCTGAGGGAAGGAGAGCACCAGGTGGACGACGTCTCCACCACACTCAAGCGCTTCTTCAGGGACTTAGAGGATGGGCTGTTCACGTTAGAGGAGCCCAAAAGCTGGCTAATTGCTGCTG GCATTCAGGATGAAAGCCAGAAAATCTCCCAGTACCAGCTGCTGCTGAACAGACTTCCTCGTGTCAACAAGGCTACACTACAAGCCCTTATCAACCATCTCTTTTG CGTGCAGCGTTTTTCCGAGTGGAACCAGATGAACCTCCATAACCTGGCCATAGTGTTCGGCCCCACACTCTTCCAGACCGATGGGAAGGACTACAGTGCAGGCCGCGCGATAGAGGACCTCATACAGCACTACACACTCATCTTTGAG GTGAATGAGCAGCAGCTTAAGAAGCAGCTGGCAGAGATGACTGTCATCATCGAAGTGCGAGAGAAACTCAACACAAAGTTTCCC AGCACTGAACCTGGAGGGCACTTCATCTGCACAGTGTActtggaggaaaagaaagagacagcagAGCAACATGTTAAG ATCCCTGGTTCCATGACAGCAGCAGAGCTGACGTGTGAAATCCTGGACCGGCGTAACATCCGGGTTAAAGACAAAGAGTACTGGAACTGCTGGGAGGTCAGCGACAAGGAGGAAATGG AACGCCCACTGCACTATCAGGAGCGAGTGTTACCCATCCTTCACTCCTTTGGCACCGACTCCCATCTGCTCATTAAGAAACACCTCGCTATGGAACCGATGATGGTGTATCTgg CCAGCAAAGTGGATGTATCCAAACACGGGATGATGAAATTCCGAGAGGAGCGAAGCATCTTGGGATTGGGACTGTCCTCTGGAAGTTTCCACGACCGATATTTCATCCTCAATTCCAGCTCTCTCAGAATGTACAAGGAAGTCAGA AGTAACCGTCCAGAGCGTGATTGGGCGGTGAAAACCTTGAAGGTCTACCTGGGTATGAAGAAGAAACTCCGTCCTGCTACATG cTGGGGACTAACAGTGGTGTGTGAGAGTAAAAAACAAGAGAAGCAGGAGAAACAGCAGTG GTATCTCTGCTGTGACACCCAGACAGAAATGAGGGAATGGTACGCTACTTTTCTCAGTATCCAG TACGATGGCAATGTGTGGCCTCAGGACGGACTCCAGCAAACACGAGAGAGCCGCGTGTTGCCGGATCCGCGTCACGGTAATGTGTCATTGATACCGCTGCGTGGCAGTGAGAATGAGATGCGGAACAGCGTGGCAGCTTTCAGCCAAGACCCGCTTGCT CTCTTTAGAGACGTTCGATAA